TCCAGCTCGCGACGGAAGATTCAAAGGAAGGATCGACTTCAATGAAACGAACCGTGATGTTTCTTCTGCTGGGGCCCTCGCTGGTCGCGCTTGCGGTGTGGATGGTTGCCGTTGCCATCGCGGGTCGGATCGACGACGCTTTCGTTGCATTATGCGCAACGGCGTCCTTTCTGCTCACCTTGCCTGTATCGGCGATCACCGGGCTCGCGGACGGATATCTTGCGTCGGCCTTGCCGGCGCCCTTGAGGGCACCCCTGACCGCAGCGATCGGCATGACCGGTGCTGTCAGCCTGGTTCTGGCCCTTTTCACGATGATTTTCTCACCGACAGTGCCGCCTGAGGTCATGACTGGAGCACTCTGCGCGGGCTTGTTCTTGCTGCTGCCGATGGCCTTGTGTTCGCTCTTGTCGAACGACGATGGCAACCGGCGACGGCATTTGATTGAACCGGCCTGCGCGTGAGGATGGGACGCGAGGGCCGCGTAACCTGTGACGCGCGGCGCCAGCGAGCGCGGACGGCGGATGTCTCAGCATCCGCCGTCTGGGGCACTCAGCACGGGCGCTTGTTCGTTGCTCTCGCACAACTATCGGAGCTAGGGGGCCGATCCGGCATCCGTCGTTTCCTGTCGTGAATCATTTGGCATCGCCGCTCAATGTATCGTTTACCCTGTCACAACCTGAAGGTGATCGACTCATAGCTCCTTAACTGGCGCGGGCGCAAAAGTGCGGCTGAGGGTTGCGGCGTGGCTTCGTAAAACGCATGCAGTCGTCTGAAACCGATATTTCATCGCATAATCTCATTAGCAGGATGGCGCCGTGAATCAGAATTCCCCGCATCACAGCAATGCCTGGGTCACCTTTACCTACGGATCGTTCGGCGCCTCGGCCTTCCTGGTCGCAATTGGCGTCTACTTTCTCCCGGTTGACCTCTGGATCAAGGGTTATCTCGCGATGGGCATCGTGATGCTCATTCAGTCCTGCGTCACCCTGACCAAGACGGTTCGAGACGTGCATGAGAGCAGCCGCTTTGTGAACCGCATCGAGGATGCCAAGGCCGAACGGCTGCTGATGGAAGTTTCCAAGGCTTCGTAGTTTCCAAGGCTTCGTAACCTGTGGCGAGGTCGTGGCAAAGGTGGGCGGCGGATGCTTCGGCGTCCGCCGTTTGCCTGCCTCGTAGAATGTTTGACCTCACCAACACATCGTTTACCTTCGTGCCACCGTAAGGTGTCGCACTCATGGCTCCTTAACGGGCCCGGCGCACAAATCCGGACCGAGTGCGGGCAAATGGCATGGCGTTTATCTCGAGCGGCAATTCGGCGATCCGTCGTGTTTTGGGGCAGGTTCGCTCCGCGGCCGGACGTTTGGGCGGCTATGGCGTGTTCTGGCTGAAGGCGCTGCGCCAGCCGACCATCGATCTCACCCTGCGCACCCATACCGGCCTGATCACGCGCATTGTCGAAACTCCCGGGCTGTCGCTTTCCAAGGCCGAACTCGGCGAACTGGTGTCGCAATTGCGCGTCGTGGCCGCCAAAACGCTGCCTGAGGAAAGCCTCACCTACGGCATTTTCTCCGGCGATCGCGAAAGGTTGTCACGCGCCATCGTCACGCTGATCTCCGAGGAAGCGACCGCGCGGCCGATCGCTTTCAACGCGCTGTCGGTGATGGATGTCGAACTCGACGGGGAACCTGCGGAGGTCACCCATCTCGGTCTTGTGATGGTCGATCCCGACGAGCGCGGGCGAGGACTGTCCTGGGTCCTCTACGGCCTGACGGCGCTGGTTCTCTTTGTCCGTGACGGGCTGCGTCCGAAATGGATCTCGAACGTCACCCAGGTGCCGTCAGTCGTCGGCATGGTCAGCCAGACCTTTTCGGATGTCTTTCCGTCGCCGCATCCGGACGCACGCCAGAGCTTTGCGCATCTGCAACTGGCGCGCGGCATCATGTTACGTCACCGTGCCGTGTTCGGCGTGGGTGAGGAAGCCGGCTTCGATGAAGCGCGGTTTGTCATCACCAGTGCCTATACCGGCGGATCGGACGCGCTGAAGAAAACCTTCGAAGCCGCGCCAAAACATCGCGACGAGCAATACAACGCGTTTTGCGCGCGGGAGCTTGACTACGCCAGGGGCGACGACGTCCTGCAGCTCGGCCGCATCGATCTCGCGGGCGCGCGCCGCTATCTCCTGAGCGAAGTGCCCTCCGGTTCGTTGCCGGCACTGCTCGCAACCGGCACCGCGCTGGCCCTGCAGCGGATGGTGCTTCCTGCCGTTCACTGGATGGACGATACGCGGCCCTGCGGCATCTTGCGGCCGCGGGCGCCGGCAAATGGAGCCGGCCCATGACGCCGGGGATGATCGCCGATTCCATCGTCAACCTGTGCGGCGCGATTGGCCTTGGCGTCGCCATGGCCACGCTGTACCGGCGTGATCCCAGGAGCCCGCTGACCCGTCGCCTGTTGGTGGCGCTTGGCATCATCGCGTCGCTGTTCCTGGTACGCGGCGTCGCGTGGTGGAGCGGCAGCGGGGTGCTTGACAACCTGTCGATGATCCCGGCCGGGCTGGTCCCACTTGGTGCCTTGATCGTCACCGAAGGGATTTTGCGGCGTCATGCCCCGCGCCTGGCCAAAATAACGATTCTGGCCGGCGGCATCGCGCTCGGTCTCGCCGGCGCTGTTGGATCGGAGCGCTTTGCTGCGCCCTATGCCATCCTGCTTGTGCTTTTCCAGCTCGGCGGCTTTGCCATCTGCGCCTGGCTGCTGGCGACGCGCGACCGGACCACACTGTTGGCGTCCGAGAATCGCAGCATCGGGCGCCTCGCCGTCGGCGCCGTCCTCGTCATTCCCTTCATCGTCACCGATTTCAGGGTGCTGATGCCGGATATTCCGGTCAGGCTGGGGGCGTTGGGGGCACTGCTCGTCGTCACCGCGATCCTGATCGCGGAACGCGGCGCGGAGACGCAGCGTCAGGCGCTGATGATGACGGCGCTGCGGCTCTCGAGTTCGGCGCTTCTCGGTATTGCCGCGGCGTTTGTCGCGCCGGATGTCGACGCGGCGCAGGTCATGCGATTTAGCGCGATTGCGATCGCGGGCGTTCTCACCATCGGGTTGGCGGTGGACGCGCTGCGCGCCCACTTCGAATCGCAGGTGCCGGGCGTTCTCAACTCCGTCGCGGCGTCGCCGGCCAGAACCCGCGACGCGCTGATCGCGGAACTCGCGCGTCATCCGATTTTCGAGAGCGCCAGGCGCTATCGCGAGAGCGAGCTCTCGACGTACGATCCGTCCCTGCTGCGTGATTTCCTGTCGGGCGTGCGGGTGCTGCGTCGCCCCGATGCGCCATGGGGGCTGACATTGTCAGATCCGGCCGTTGAGCGCGTCGCGTCGCTGCTGGCCGCCAACAGCGCGACGCATCTCATCGTTCTGTCGCATGATCCGATCGACGTCATCGCGCTTGCGGTTCCCGTGATTTCGGCCGATCCGGCCACGGAAACGGCGCTGGCCCTGGTGCGGCGCCTGCTGGCGCTGACGCCGGAGACCGTCTGACATTCTCCATCACGTGATTTTTCACGCCCGCCCGACTTACGAAATGCATCGTGATTGTGATAAGACCGCCGCCGTAGCGGTTCATGACGGGGCAGGCCGATGTCGAAGCAAGCGATGCGCGAGGAGGCCGAGCGCCTGATCCGCGAGACGATGGAAAAGAAGGCCCTCGTCGTCAAACAGGGCAACACCCGGATCGAGGCGGTCTGCGGCAAATGCGGCGCGCCGAACCGCGTTCAGGCGGAAAAGGGCGCAACCCGCGTCAAGTACGTCTGCAAGCAATGCGGCGACAAGCAGGTGACGCTGTAGGCGTTCGCGGTTTGTAGGGTGGGCAAAGCGAAGCGTGCCCACCATTCTTTGCGGCGTTCGCGATGGTGGGCACGGCGCAAGCGCGCCTTTGGCCACCCTACGAACTACGAGCCCTTCACGAACTTCGCAAATGCCTCCGCATAGTCGGGATGCCAGCGCGACAGCGCGGGGCGATTTTCCGCAATGTCGCCGGCGGCCCACAGCATGCGCCGCTCGTCGAGCGGCCTCGGCACGTCATTGTCGGGGCAGAGGATGTAGAAATCGCCGGCCTCGATACGTGCGATCATGAAGTCGACGGTCTGCTCGGCCGTCCAGGCGCCCGGTGGCTTCTCGGTGCGGCCGCGCGCGGTCAGCGCGGTGAAGACGTGACCGGGGATCATCAGATGCGCGCTGATCTTGCAACCCGGGATGTTGCGCAACTCGTGCTGCAGCGCCTCGGTCTGCGCTTTCACGCCGGCTTTCGAGACGTTGTAGGCGGGATTGCCGGGCGGCGTCGTGATGCCCTGCTTGGAGCCGGTGTTGATGATGAGACCGGGCCGCCCGCGTTCGACCATGTGAGCGGCAAAGGCCTGCGTGCCGTGAATGACGCCCCACAAATTGACCGCGAGAATGCGCTGCCAGTTCTCCAGCGGGCCAAAACTGTTGCTGTCGGGGCCGATGCCGGCATTGTTCATCAGGATATCGGTGCCGCCGAACCGCTTCTGCACGGCGGCTTCCAGGCCAGCCAGGTCGTCGAAGCGGCTGACGTCGACGGGAGCGGTCATGATATCGGCAACGCCGCCCTTCGCGACGGATGCCAGTTGGGTGGCCGCCTCGGCGAGCCGGTCAGCCCCGATGTCTGCAATGCAGACCTTCATCCCGATGGCGGCGAAATGTGTGGCGGCGGCAAGTCCGATGCCGGACGCGCCTCCGGTGATCACGGCGATGTTGCCGGGCGACATGGCTGGATGGGGCATGGCTGTTCCTCCGAACAAATATCTGGCGCATTCAGTATTGCATACTTGCATGCGGACCATGCACGTACCAGCATGGGAGCCCTTCGCTTCCGGGCGTTCTCAACGGGCCGATTAGCTTTACGATTCCGCTCAATCGCTATAAACGATGAAATATAGCGATCAACGATACTGACCGATATCAAGGGAGAGCAGACATGGCTGTCACACAGGCAATACCGATCACGCGCCA
This portion of the Bradyrhizobium sp. AZCC 2262 genome encodes:
- a CDS encoding SDR family NAD(P)-dependent oxidoreductase; its protein translation is MPHPAMSPGNIAVITGGASGIGLAAATHFAAIGMKVCIADIGADRLAEAATQLASVAKGGVADIMTAPVDVSRFDDLAGLEAAVQKRFGGTDILMNNAGIGPDSNSFGPLENWQRILAVNLWGVIHGTQAFAAHMVERGRPGLIINTGSKQGITTPPGNPAYNVSKAGVKAQTEALQHELRNIPGCKISAHLMIPGHVFTALTARGRTEKPPGAWTAEQTVDFMIARIEAGDFYILCPDNDVPRPLDERRMLWAAGDIAENRPALSRWHPDYAEAFAKFVKGS
- a CDS encoding YiaA/YiaB family inner membrane protein, with the translated sequence MNQNSPHHSNAWVTFTYGSFGASAFLVAIGVYFLPVDLWIKGYLAMGIVMLIQSCVTLTKTVRDVHESSRFVNRIEDAKAERLLMEVSKAS